A region from the Plutella xylostella chromosome 6, ilPluXylo3.1, whole genome shotgun sequence genome encodes:
- the LOC105395638 gene encoding uncharacterized protein LOC105395638, which yields MLSISAISISLRVVSLSVPALRARGEAASLACEYDLAGGRLYSVNIKARLDTFATFDIHVVLVSIFLLVVSLSVPESISLHVVSLRVPVSISLRVVSLWVPVSISLRVVSLWVPVSISLRVVSLSVPALRARGEAASLACEYDLAGGRLYSVKWYRDNEEFYRFIVSISLRVVSLWVPVSISLRVVSLSVPALRARGEAASLACEYDLAGGRLYSVKWYRDNEEFYSIQVVPVLIFGVVSLWALVSISLRVVSLSVPALRARGEAASLACEYDLAGGRLYSVKWYRDNEEFYRYMPRLRPPQHAHALDGVTVDLHKSSARRVHLRDLTLKSRGLYRCEVSEEAPSFHSAEAEAFLEVYYFPREAPKVSGHERRYGNNEPLDVNCSSAEAFPAPDLQWLVNGQKVTNPSWLLPLATVPTPAGLLVSRLGLRAPARGRMRLRCVAAIGTQKRERSVVIETSRSCCNRPISILVVLVIVSICRNYIICMIS from the exons ATGTTGAGCATTTCTGCCA TATCAATCTCGCTCCGCGTGGTATCGCTGTCGGTGCCGGcgctgcgcgcgcgcggcgAGGCGGCCTCGCTCGCCTGCGAGTACGACCTGGCCGGCGGGAGGCTGTACTCC GTTAACATAAAGGCCCGCTTAgacacttttgcaacattcgATATCCACGTAGTACTAGTATCGATCTTCCTTCTCGTGGTATCATTATCGGTACCGGAATCAATCTCGCTCCACGTGGTATCACTACGGGTACCAGTATCAATCTCGCTCCGCGTGGTATCACTATGGGTACCAGTATCAATCTCGCTCCGCGTGGTATCACTATGGGTACCAGTATCGATCTCGCTCCGCGTGGTATCGCTGTCGGTGCCGGCGCTGCGGGCACGCGGCGAGGCGGCCTCGCTCGCCTGCGAGTACGACCTGGCCGGCGGCAGGCTGTACTCCGTCAAGTGGTACCGGGATAATGAGGAGTTCTATAG ATTTATAG TATCAATTTCACTCCGCGTGGTATCACTATGGGTACCAGTATCGATCTCGCTCCGCGTGGTATCGCTGTCGGTGCCGGcgctgcgcgcgcgcggcgAGGCGGCCTCGCTCGCCTGCGAGTACGACCTGGCCGGCGGGAGGCTGTACTCCGTCAAGTGGTACCGGGACAATGAGGAGTTTTATAG CATCCAAGTTGTACCAGTATTGATCTTTGGTGTGGTATCACTATGGGCACTAGTATCAATCTCGCTCCGCGTGGTATCGCTGTCGGTGCCGGcgctgcgcgcgcgcggcgAGGCGGCCTCGCTCGCCTGCGAGTACGACCTGGCCGGCGGGAGGCTGTACTCCGTCAAGTGGTACCGGGATAATGAGGAGTTTTATAG GTACATGCCGCGCTTGAGGCCGCCGCAGCACGCGCACGCACTAGATGGAGTTACTGTCGAC TTGCACAAGTCCAGTGCGCGGCGCGTGCACCTCAGGGACCTGACGCTCAAGTCCCGAGGCCTGTACCGCTGCGAGGTGTCTGAGGAGGCACCGTCATTCCACTCCGCTGAGGCTGAGGCCTTCCTTGAGGTCTATT ATTTCCCCCGCGAAGCCCCGAAGGTGTCGGGTCACGAGCGGCGGTACGGCAACAACGAGCCGCTCGACGTCAACTGCTCCTCGGCCGAGGCGTTCCCCGCGCCCGACCTGCAGTGGCTCGTCAATGGACAGAAG GTGACCAACCCCAGCTGGCTACTCCCCCTCGCCACCGTCCCCACCCCCGCGGGGCTGCTGGTGTCGCGGCTCGGGCTGCGCGCGCCGGCGCGGGGCCGCATGCGCCTGCGATGCGTCGCCGCCATCGGGACGCAGAAGCGAGAGCGCTCGGTTGTTATAG AAACGAGCAGATCTTGTTGCAACCGACCCATCAGTATTCTAGTGGTATTAGTGATAGTTTCAATATGTAGGAATTACATTATTTGTATGATATCATGA